The Miscanthus floridulus cultivar M001 chromosome 7, ASM1932011v1, whole genome shotgun sequence genome includes a region encoding these proteins:
- the LOC136464669 gene encoding serine/arginine-rich splicing factor RSZ21A-like, with protein MARVYVGNLDARVTSGELEDEFRVFGVLRSVWVARKPPGFAFIDFDDRRDAEDAVRDLDGKNGWRVELSRNSSGRGGRDRYGGSESKCYECGETGHFARECRLRIGSGGLGSGRRRSRSRSRSRSPRYRRSPSYSRRSHSPRYRSPRRRSPSPARGRSYSRSP; from the exons ATGGCCCGCGTGTATGTTGGCAACTTGGATGCACGTGTGACTTCGGGGGAACTCGAAGATGAGTTCCGTGTGTTTGGAGTTCTGCGAAG TGTTTGGGTCGCACGTAAACCACCTGGCTTTGCATTTATTGATTTTGATGACAGGAGGGATGCAGAGGATGCTGTTCGTGATCTAGATG GTAAGAATGGATGGAGAGTTGAGCTATCTCGTAATTCCAGTGGTCGTGGTGGTCGTGATCGGTATGGTGGATCTGAGTCGAAGTGCTATGAATGTGGTGAGACTGGGCACTTTGCACGTGAATGTCGTCTGCGCATTGGTTCTGGAGGTCTAGGCAGTGGAAGACGTCGCAGCAGGAGCAGGAGCCGCAGCCGAAGCCCTAGATACCGCAGGAGTCCAAGCTATAGTAGAAG GAGCCATAGCCCTCGTTATCGCTCTCCAAGGCGCCGTAGTCCTTCGCCAGCTCGTGGCCGCAGCTATAGCAGGTCGCCGTAG
- the LOC136467889 gene encoding protein CYPRO4-like codes for MGGSHSREDIDLTSSDEEEEYEDDYDARSPIAEAAANAGQRDDDLLRTATRSSLEAIDAKLRSLDLKCQRPASTKLYLHVGGASPSAHWVPAERRATYAFVDKSSDDDSSPRWFLEVGPGPRVSAPVDLALQLKMIPAQRRADFAASRSVWALRLPTDAEFRRFRVEYERCLFENTYGVESTDEGRKEVFGADFAAWALPAEADDAVWADAEESLTPPAAAPAKDLLEEFEEEAGDGDSIQSLALGALDNSFLVGGAGIQVVKNFRHGLHGKGASVRISGGRGGSGSAYSTPKKALLMRGETNMLLMSPGEALHSSGVHHLDIETGKVVAEWRFEKDGVDITMRDIANDSKGAQLEPSGSTFLGLDDNRLCRWDMRDARGRVQTIGSSSESPVLNWSQGHQFSRGTNFNCFASTGDGSIVVGSVDGKIRLYSKSSMRMAKTAFPGLGSPITHVDVTYDGKWILGTTDTYLILICTIFKDKDGKEKTGFSGRMGNRIAAPRLLKLTPLDSILAGTDNKFHGGQFSWVTENGKQEKHLVATVGKFSVIWNFQQVKDSNHECYRDQQGLKSCYCYKVVLKDESIVDSRFMHEKFASSDSPEAPLVVATPLKVSSFSIANRR; via the exons ATGGGCGGCTCCCACAGCCGCGAGGACATCGACCTCACCTCCTCTGACGAAGAGGAGGAGTACGAGGACGACTACGACGCCCGATCACCCATCGCGGAGGCCGCTGCGAACGCGGGGCAGCGCGACGACGACCTCCTCCGCACCGCCACCCGTTCGTCGCTTGAGGCCATCGACGCCAAGCTCAGGTCGCTGGATCTCAAGTGCCAGCGTCCGGCCTCCACCAAGCTCTACCTCCACGTCGGCGGAGCCTCGCCCTCCGCGCACTGGGTGCCCGCCGAGCGCCGCGCGACCTACGCCTTCGTCGACAAATCGAGCGACGACGACTCTTCCCCCAGGTGGTTCCTGGAGGTCGGGCCGGGGCCGCGGGTCTCCGCGCCCGTGGACTTGGCGCTCCAGCTGAAGATGATCCCCGCGCAGCGCCGGGCGGACTTCGCCGCGAGCCGCTCCGTATGGGCTCTGCGACTGCCCACCGACGCCGAATTCCGCCGGTTCAGGGTGGAGTACGAGCGCTGCCTCTTCGAGAACACGTACGGGGTCGAGTCCACGGACGAGGGGCGGAAGGAGGTGTTCGGCGCCGACTTCGCCGCGTGGGCGCTGCCCGCCGAGGCCGACGACGCTGTTTGGGCCGACGCGGAGGAAAGCCTCACCCCTCCCGCCGCAGCACCAGCGAAGGACCTGCTTGAGGAGTTCGAGGAGGAGGCCGGCGACGGCGACAGCATCCAGAGCCTCGCGCTTGGGGCGCTTGACAACAGCTTCTTGGTCGGTGGCGCCGGGATACAGGTGGTCAAGAACTTCCGCCACGGCTTGCATGGGAAGGGCGCGTCGGTGAGGATCTCGGGAGGCCGTGGCGGCAGTGGGAGCGCCTATTCGACACCGAAGAAGGCCCTGCTGATGCGCGGCGAGACTAACATGCTGCTGATGAGCCCAGGAGAGGCTCTGCATTCCAGTGGTGTCCACCATCTCGATATTGAGACTGGGAAGGTTGTCGCCGAATGGCGGTTTGAGAAGGATGGAGTTGATATCACAATGCGAGACATTGCCAATGACAGTAAGGGGGCGCAGTTGGAACCCTCTGGGTCGACATTCTTAGGCCTGGATGACAACAGGTTGTGTAGATGGGATATGCGCGACGCCAGAGGCAGGGTGCAGACAATCGGTAGCTCATCAGAGTCACCAGTGCTGAACTGGTCACAGGGTCATCAGTTCTCGCGAGGCACCAACTTCAATTGCTTTGCAAGTACTGGGGATGGTTCAATTGTTGTTGGTTCTGTGGATGGGAAGATTAGACTCTATTCTAAGAGCTCGATGCGTATGGCGAAAACAGCATTCCCAGGGCTTGGGTCTCCAATTACACATGTGGATGTTACTTATGATGGGAAATGGATTTTGGGAACAACTGACACATACTTGATCTTGATATGCACCATCTTCAAGGACAAAGATGGAAAAGAAAAGACTGGGTTTAGTGGCCGTATGGGAAATAGGATTGCTGCACCAAGGCTGCTGAAGCTCACTCCACTTGATTCAATTTTAGCAGGGACTGACAACAAATTCCATGGCGGGCAATTCTCATGG GTAACGGAGAACGGGAAGCAGGAAAAGCACCTTGTTGCTACAGTCGGCAAATTCAGTGTCATTTGGAATTTCCAGCAAGTCAAGGACAGCAACCATGAGTGCTACCGTGATCAGCAGGGCCTcaagagctgctactgctacaaAGTTGTCCTCAAGGATGAATCGATTGTCGACAGCCGCTTCATGCACGAGAAGTTTGCAAGTAGTGACTCTCCAGAAGCTCCGCTTGTTGTTGCTACACCATTGAAAGTCAGCTCCTTCAGTATAGCAAATCGACGCTGA